From a single Pempheris klunzingeri isolate RE-2024b chromosome 2, fPemKlu1.hap1, whole genome shotgun sequence genomic region:
- the tatdn2 gene encoding putative deoxyribonuclease TATDN2, with the protein MSPDEDSYTSPLSDSPGPDGLGALSLDTPKRKAEVLSESLVPSLGKAKLRKLSRKKEKHMDNSSKQLESTKSQQISPPPSHSVFLKKKARTPEEGSKAIYRRALFDAFGGTCKQTERSTTNIPGTDTDSLSMPFGCTPVTTEVPSPASLDRTVVSENESDDYHAVQEDLWSPVRASQDTVAHCDSSEPETDGRSVVLQGEEPKRQSDIGTSIRYPPYSPYHDTPRRRLSLGAEPLWTSSYPYLDDHTGFIDSHCHLDMLYGKLGFSGTFSRFQEMYQSSFPPEFRGCIANFCNPKIMVKDNLWEGLLAENMVWGAFGCHPHFAKQYSRVHERNILMAMRHPKAVAFGEIGLDYSHKNSTGIPRQKEVFERQLRLAVAMQKPLVIHCRDADDDLLAIMRKCVPREYKIHRHCFTNSYRVIEPFLAEFPNMYVGFTALITYSKATKARGAVCQIPLNRIVLETDAPYFLPRQMKKDVCQFSHPGMGIYTLQELSQLKGKDMATVLATIRNNTFQLYGI; encoded by the exons ATGTCGCCGGATGAAGATTCATACACTTCGCCCCTCAGTGACTCTCCTGGGCCTGATGGCCTTGGAGCACTGAGTCTGGACACTcccaaaagaaaagcagaggtgCTCAGTGAAAGCTTGGTGCCCTCTTTAGGCAAAGCTAAGCTGAGGAAGCTTTCCAGGAAAAAG GAAAAACATATGGACAACTCATCCAAGCAGCTGGAATCAACAAAGAGCCAGCAAATATCACCACCTCCATCACACTCTGTTTTCTTGAAAAAGAAAGCGAGGACACCCGAAGAGGGATCAAAGGCTATCTACAGGAGGGCACTGTTTGACGCCTTTGGTGGCACATGCAAGCAGACAGAACGCAGCACTACTAATATCCCTGGGACTGACACTGACAGCCTGTCGATGCCCTTTGGATGCACACCGGTGACGACTGAGGTGCCCAGCCCAGCGTCACTTGACAGAACGGTCGTAAGTGAGAATGAATCTGACGACTACCATGCTGTCCAGGAAGATCTGTGGTCCCCCGTTCGGGCGTCACAGGACACAGTGGCCCATTGCGACAGCTCAGAGCCAGAAACAGACGGACGA agtgTAGTCCTACAAGGAGAGGAACCCAAGAG GCAGTCAGATATTGGCACTTCCATTCGCTACCCGCCCTACTCCCCCTACCATGACACTCCCAGAAGAAGATTATCCTTGGGGGCTGAACCCTTGTGGACCAGCAGCTACCCCTACCTGGATGATCACACTGGTTTCATAGACAGTCACTGCCATCTGGACATGCTTTATGGAAAACTTGGCTTCTCTGGGACGTTCAGCAGATTTCAGGAGATGTACCAAAGCAGCTTCCCTCCGGAGTTCAGAGGCTGCATTGCCAACTTCTGCAACCCAAAGATCATGGTGAAGGACAACCTGTGGGAAGGTCTGCTGGCTGAAAACATGGTGTGGGGAGCATTTGGGTGCCACCCCCACTTTGCAAAACAATACTCACGTGTCCATGAACGCAATATACTGATGGCCATGCGGCATCCAAAGGCTGTGGCATTCGGTGAGATCGGCCTGGACTACTCTCACAAAAACTCCACTGGGATTCCGAGGCAGAAAGAG GTGTTTGAGCGTCAGCTGCGTTTGGCTGTGGCCATGCAGAAGCCTCTGGTGATCCACTGTAGGGACGCAGATGATGACCTGCTGGCAATCATGAGGAAGTGTGTCCCAAGGGAATACAAAATTCACAG GCACTGTTTCACGAACAGTTATCGCGTGATTGAGCCCTTCCTGGCAGAGTTCCCCAACATGTATGTGGGCTTCACGGCCCTGATCACCTACTCCAAGGCCACCAAGGCCCGCGGTGCTGTCTGCCAGATCCCTCTGAACCGCATTGTGTTAGAGACGGATGCACCGTATTTCCTGCCCAGACAG ATGAAGAAAGACGTCTGCCAGTTCTCACATCCTGGAATGGGCATCTACACTCTGCAGGAGCTGAGCCAGCTGAAGGGTAAGGACATGGCCACGGTCCTCGCCACCATCCGAAACAACACCTTTCAACTCTACGGCATATGA